In the Gorilla gorilla gorilla isolate KB3781 chromosome 10, NHGRI_mGorGor1-v2.1_pri, whole genome shotgun sequence genome, one interval contains:
- the FZD10 gene encoding frizzled-10 produces MQRPGPRLWLVLQVMGSCAAISSMDMERPGDGKCQPIEIPMCKDIGYNMTRMPNLMGHENQREAAIQLHEFAPLVEYGCHGHLRFFLCSLYAPMCTEQVSTPIPACRVMCEQARLKCSPIMEQFNFKWPDSLDCRKLPNKNDPNYLCMEAPNNGSDEPTRGSGLFPPLFRPQRPHSAQEHPLKDGGPGRGGCDNPGKFHHVEKSASCAPLCTPGVDVYWSREDKRFAVVWLAIWAVLCFFSSAFTVLTFLIDPARFRYPERPIIFLSMCYCVYSVGYLIRLFAGAESIACDRDSGQLYVIQEGLESTGCTLVFLVLYYFGMASSLWWVVLTLTWFLAAGKKWGHEAIEANSSYFHLAAWAIPAVKTILILVMRRVAGDELTGVCYVGSMDVNALTGFVLIPLACYLVIGTSFILSGFVALFHIRRVMKTGGENTDKLEKLMVRIGLFSVLYTVPATCVIACYFYERLNMDYWKTLAAQHKCKMNNQTKTLDCLMAASIPAVEIFMVKIFMLLVVGITSGMWIWTSKTLQSWQQVCSRRLKKKSRRKPASVITSGGIYKKAQHPQKTHHGKYEIPAQPPTCV; encoded by the coding sequence ATGCAGCGCCCGGGCCCCCGCCTGTGGCTGGTCCTGCAGGTGATGGGCTCGTGCGCCGCCATCAGCTCCATGGACATGGAGCGCCCGGGCGACGGCAAATGCCAGCCCATCGAGATCCCGATGTGCAAGGACATCGGCTACAACATGACTCGTATGCCCAACCTGATGGGCCACGAGAACCAGCGCGAGGCAGCCATCCAATTGCACGAGTTCGCGCCGCTGGTGGAGTACGGCTGCCACGGCCACCTCCGCTTCTTCCTGTGCTCGCTGTACGCGCCGATGTGCACCGAGCAGGTCTCCACCCCCATCCCCGCCTGCCGGGTCATGTGCGAGCAGGCCCGGCTCAAGTGCTCCCCGATTATGGAGCAGTTCAACTTCAAGTGGCCCGACTCCCTGGACTGCCGGAAACTCCCCAACAAGAACGACCCCAACTACCTGTGCATGGAGGCGCCCAACAACGGCTCGGACGAGCCCACCCGGGGCTCGGGCCTGTTCCCACCGCTGTTCCGGCCTCAGCGGCCCCACAGCGCGCAGGAGCACCCGCTGAAGGACGGGGGCCCCGGGCGCGGCGGCTGCGACAACCCGGGCAAGTTCCACCACGTGGAGAAGAGCGCGTCGTGCGCGCCGCTCTGCACGCCCGGCGTGGACGTGTACTGGAGCCGCGAGGACAAGCGCTTCGCCGTGGTCTGGCTGGCCATCTGGGCGGTGCTGTGCTTCTTCTCCAGCGCCTTCACCGTGCTCACCTTCCTCATCGACCCGGCCCGCTTCCGCTACCCCGAGCGCCCCATCATCTTCCTCTCCATGTGCTACTGCGTCTACTCCGTGGGCTACCTCATCCGCCTCTTCGCCGGCGCCGAGAGCATCGCCTGCGACCGGGACAGCGGCCAGCTCTATGTCATCCAGGAGGGACTGGAGAGCACCGGCTGCACGCTGGTCTTCCTGGTCCTCTACTACTTCGGCATGGCCAGCTCGCTGTGGTGGGTGGTCCTCACGCTCACCTGGTTCCTGGCCGCCGGCAAGAAGTGGGGCCACGAGGCCATCGAAGCCAACAGCAGCTACTTCCACCTGGCAGCCTGGGCCATCCCGGCGGTGAAGACCATCCTGATCCTGGTCATGCGCAGGGTGGCGGGGGACGAGCTCACCGGGGTCTGCTACGTGGGCAGCATGGACGTCAACGCGCTCACCGGCTTCGTGCTCATCCCCCTGGCCTGCTACCTGGTCATCGGCACGTCCTTCATCCTCTCGGGCTTCGTGGCCCTGTTCCACATCCGGAGGGTGATGAAGACGGGCGGCGAGAACACGGACAAGCTGGAGAAGCTCATGGTGCGTATCGGGCTCTTCTCTGTGCTGTACACCGTGCCGGCCACCTGTGTGATCGCCTGCTACTTTTACGAACGCCTCAACATGGATTACTGGAAGACCCTGGCGGCGCAGCACAAGTGCAAAATGAACAACCAGACTAAAACGCTGGACTGCCTGATGGCCGCCTCCATCCCCGCCGTGGAGATCTTCATGGTGAAGATCTTTATGCTGCTGGTGGTGGGGATCACCAGCGGGATGTGGATTTGGACCTCCAAGACTCTGCAGTCCTGGCAGCAGGTGTGCAGCCGTAGGTTAAAGAAGAAGAGCCGGAGAAAACCGGCCAGCGTGATCACCAGCGGTGGGATTTACAAAAAAGCCCAGCATCCCCAGAAAACTCACCACGGGAAATATGAGATCCCTGCCCAGCCGCCCACCTGCGTGTGA